Proteins encoded in a region of the Dehalococcoidales bacterium genome:
- a CDS encoding DUF115 domain-containing protein: protein GPSLTDEDILSLKNYPGDIIVCNKVFKRFINLNVVPDWCLLLDSNAVSEEQFRFLKNRPWVPTKFLVSTTAFPATVEIINECSKGHPNQFYMFNPTVGLDGDMDVTTVWKWMNTCPELSHGGNVGTMAFMFARDRGYEVIGLLGYDLCEELNPEWTQEQAKDREYLYFPDINKVVAIPFYFLAYSQCLANTALIWHGNDPKGPRKAVNLSESPLMRHINVFQQKKVEEYVKWTSEI, encoded by the coding sequence CAGGTCCGTCCTTGACCGATGAGGACATACTATCTCTCAAGAACTACCCTGGGGACATCATCGTGTGCAATAAGGTATTCAAGCGATTTATCAACCTGAACGTGGTGCCGGATTGGTGCCTATTACTTGACAGTAACGCCGTTTCCGAGGAGCAGTTCCGTTTCTTAAAGAATCGACCGTGGGTCCCAACGAAGTTCCTCGTATCGACCACAGCATTTCCGGCCACCGTGGAGATAATCAACGAATGTTCGAAGGGGCACCCCAATCAATTCTACATGTTCAATCCGACCGTGGGGCTCGATGGGGACATGGATGTAACGACCGTCTGGAAGTGGATGAACACCTGCCCCGAGCTTTCGCACGGCGGAAACGTAGGCACGATGGCCTTCATGTTCGCCAGGGACCGGGGCTATGAGGTCATCGGTCTGCTCGGGTACGACCTGTGCGAGGAATTGAACCCGGAATGGACGCAGGAACAGGCCAAGGACCGGGAGTATCTGTACTTCCCGGATATCAACAAGGTGGTGGCGATACCATTCTACTTCCTGGCCTATTCGCAATGCCTCGCCAACACCGCCCTTATATGGCATGGCAACGACCCGAAGGGCCCGAGGAAGGCGGTGAACCTATCTGAATCGCCGCTGATGCGGCACATCAATGTTTTCCAACAGAAAAAGGTGGAAGAATAT